CCCTTGATGAGGCCGCGCACCTCGGCGCGCTGGGCGGGATCCAATCCTTCGGTGGGCTCGTCGAGGATGAGCACCGGCGGGGAGCCGAGCAGGGCCTGGGCAATCCCCACGCGCTGCTTGTAGCCCTTGGAGAGGTTCTGGATGACGCGGCCCATGACATCCGCCAGCCCGGTGAGGCCGGCCACCCGCTCCACCTCGGCGCGAAGGCCGCGGCCGGGCAGCCGCTTGAGCTCGGCCACGAACTTCAGGTACCCGGCCACCGTCATCTCCGGGTAGAGGGGCGGGGTCTCGGGCAGGTAGCCGATCCGCCGCTTGACCTCCAGGGGCTGCTCGAAGACGTCGAAGCCCGCCACCTTCGCCACGCCCTCGGAGGGGGGCAGGAA
The sequence above is drawn from the Archangium gephyra genome and encodes:
- a CDS encoding ABC transporter ATP-binding protein, whose amino-acid sequence is MPMIEVQNLTKRYRERVAVDCLNFSVAEGEILGFLGPNGAGKSTTMKILTGFLPPSEGVAKVAGFDVFEQPLEVKRRIGYLPETPPLYPEMTVAGYLKFVAELKRLPGRGLRAEVERVAGLTGLADVMGRVIQNLSKGYKQRVGIAQALLGSPPVLILDEPTEGLDPAQRAEVRGLIKGLAGKHTVILSTHILPEVTMTCEKVLIINQGRVVAYDQIRKLAKVHGGKAENVSLEEIFIKLTAA